The DNA segment TCGGGGCACGCGCATCCGAGGGAGTTCAGTCACGAGCGGCGTCTGCTCGCCGGGGAGCGTCCGATCGAGGAAGAGTCCAGCGACCCCGAGCACGAGAAGCAAGACGCCGAGGTAGCCGAACCACCAGATCAGCCCCAGCCCGGCGAGCAGTCCCATGATGACCCCGAGCTGGGCCGAACAGGGAACCGCGAGCCCGAGCAGCGCCGTCGAGATGAGGCGCTCGCGGCGGTCACCGACCATTCGGGTCGTGATGACGGCCATCGTCACACAGCCGACGCCGACGATCATCGGGACGATCGCCCGGCCGTTCAGCCCGATCCGGTTGAGTCCGCGGTCGGTCAGCACGGCCAGCCGGGGGAGCATCCCCGAGTCCTCGAGGATGCCGATCACGAAGTAGAACGCGATGACCAGCGGCAGCAGAACGCCGACGATGTACTGGACGGTGATCGTCAGCAGGCCGAGGTTGCCGTTGATCAGCATGAACTCGATCGGCTCGGCCCAGGAGGCAGCAGGGAGAATCCCCTCAACGGCGCCCTCGACGATCGGATTGTAATACTCGCCGAAGACTGTAATCTCGAGGAAGTCGACGACCTTCTGGGCGACGACGACCCCGATGAAGTAGAAGATCGCACCAAGCATCGCGAGCGCGATCGGGGTCCCGGTCAGGGGATCGAGCATGAGGTCGCTGAACCGCTCGGCCCAGGACGAATCGCGCTCCTCCCGGGAGAGCACACCGCCGACAACGTCCTCGACACGACGGCGTCGATGTCCGTAGACGTCCTCGCGCTGGCCGATCTCCGTGAGCGCCGGGACGCCGCCGTCGGCGACGATCGCGCCGGACGAGACCCGCTCGGCGGTCGGCTCGTCACCCTCGACGATGAGCGTCTTTTCGGCGCGAGAGGCCCCGACGTCGTCGGGGAGCTCGTCGAACCACCGCTCGACGGGCGTCGACGCCGGCGCAGTGGCCTCGGGAACGCGCTCGCGGAGTTCGTCGATCCCCTCGCCGTCGACCGCTACCGTGGGGACGACCGGGACGCCGAGCTCCGCTTCCAGTGCGTCGGCGTCGATGTCGACCCCGTCGGCCTCGGCCTCGTCCATCATGTTCAGCGCGACGACCGTCGGGATCCCCATATCGAGCAACTGCAGCGTCAGGAACAGGTCCCGATCCAGCTGGGTCGCGTCGACGACGTTGACGACCGCGTCGGCTTCGAGAACGATCTCGCGGGTGACGCGCTCTTCCTCGTCGAAGCTGGAGATCCCGTAGACGCCGGGAGTATCGGTCAGTTTGGCGTCGCCGAACGCGGCCTCGGTCGTGTCGACGGTCGTCCCCGGGTAGTTCGAGACGTCGACGTACTGCTCGGCGAGTTCGCCGAAGACGACGCTCTTGCCGACGTTCGGGCAGCCGACCAGTGCGATCGTCTCGTCGGCGTCGACGTCACAGTCGCCGGTCTCGTGACAGCTCATCTATCGGCCCTCGCATGCGAGATCTCGATCTCGGCGGCCAGATCGGCCCCGAGAGCCATCTCCGTGCCGTTGCGCCTGAGAACGATCGGTCCCTTCCGGAGCCTGTGGCGACACTCCACAGCGCCGTCCAGAAAGCCGAGCCTGAGCAGGCGCGCCCGGACGTCGTCGTCCGGGACGCGCTCTAGGGAGACGGACTCGCCCGGGGCCGTGTCGGCCAGCACCTCAGTCATTTAGGTCCACCTAACTGAAGATAGCCAACCAAAGAGGTAAAGAAGGGGCGGCGGTTCCCAGGTGCTGAAAACAGATGTTTACAATTGTGTAGAATTTGGGCAGCCAAAACCAGGCGGCAGTGCGGTTTTGTGTGCGACAGTGCAAGCAAGATTGTGACGAGTGGCACCTACACGCTGTTGATCGAGCTGCCCGAGGCGGCGACGATCACGTTCGGGGCGGCCGGCGAGCGCGAACTGGCGGCCGGGATCTACGCCTACACCGGCAGCGCGTTCGGCCCGGGTGGGTTCTCCCGGATCGATCGCCACCGGCGAGTGGCGAGTGGCGAAAACGACGCCCGCCACTGGCATATCGATTACCTGCTCGGTCATTCGGGGACACGCATCGTCGAAGTCGTCCGCTCGGCCGACGCCGACGCCGAGTGTGCGGTCAGCCAGCGTCTACCCGGTGAGCCGGTCGAGGGGATCGGCGCGTCGGACTGCGACTGTAACAGCCATCTGGTGTACGGCGGGCGAGACGAGGCGTTTCCGGACGAAGTTCGGCGGGCGCACGCGAGTGCGCGAAACGACTGAGTTCGTAGAACGACTCGAGACCTAAGACGGCTTTCGTTCGCCGGAAATCGTTGCGAGGGATCGCGTCGCTACTCTCGAATTAGCCGCCAGAGAAGTAGTCCTGGGAGGATTCGAACCTCCGTCGTAGCCCCCAGAAGGCTACATGATTGGCCACTACACCACAGGACTGCATTCGACAGAACGCCGTGGGTTTACTAAATGTTGTCGCTTTCTTCTGGGGTAACTACGGGGCGCTCGTAGTGTTCTTTCCGGTGGCAGTTCGCGCAGAGAACGACACACTTCTCGACTTCTGCGCGTATGTCCGACTCGGGTTCGCCATTGGTGATCATCTCGCTGACACCCGCGTGTTTCTCCGAGACGTGATGAAACTGCAAACACACTGGATCGGTCTCCGAGCAACGCTGACAGCCACGCGTGCGCTTGTACTCGTAAGCCCACTGCCGGAGCCGTTCCACTCTAGTCTGAGCCCCTTCCGCCATCACGCGCGCCTCTGGCGCTGAAACGTGTTCTTTCGCGTGGCAATTTGCACACAGAATCTCACATTTTTCCATTTCGGCCTCGATATCGGATTTCGAGTATCCGTACGGGACCATCTTGTTGACGGCCATCTCCTTGTCCGCACTTGATAGGTGATGGAAATCAAGACAGGCCGGGTCGGACTCCGGACACTTGGTACACCCGCCGCTGTCGTCCTTTCGCTTGTGGATCCGGGCGCGAAGCCGCTGACGGCGTCGCAGCGTTCGCCCGGTGTTCCACTCGCGGTTCTTGTAGTGCCAGCGTTGATACCGTGTGAGTTGTTCCCAGACGAGTCCGTCCGGTAAGTCGACATCGTCCGGTTTAGACTGTACACGAGAACCGTGCGAAGCGTACGTCTCCAGCCCCGCCGCTTCTTTGGCGTTGTTCCAGCCACCCATCACGCGCTGGATCGTTCCCGAAGCGGGGATCAACCCCAACTCCTCGTACTGGGCTTTCGTCGGTGACTCGCCCAGCTCCTCGGCAGCCTCTCGCAACGCGTCGACGCACTCGGACTCGGTCGTCACGCCACGGGTTGTGCCGCCTTCCAATATATATAAAGAGCTGAGTCGGGACCAGGCACGTCCAGAGGCGCGGTCGCTCTCGCGAACGCCGTCGGTGTGCCGTCGGCAACGACACCGCACACGGCGTCGACGAGTACGTGACAGCCGAAGACCCCGAACGGACGACGCGTGGTACGAGCGGGTCCGTCGCTGTTCGCCGGACAGAGGTCGCAATAGTGGCATATACTGCTATTGAGGGGACAGAGCAACGGTTATAGGTCGCTTCTCCCAACAGGTGAGGTACGTCGCGAACACCGGCAACTCAAACGGAGACCACAATGACAGGACCACACACAGTGCAGGTCGCGTTCGTCTGCGTCCAGAACGCCGGGCGCTCACAGATGGCCTACGCGTTCGCCGAGCGGGAGCTCGAAACACGCGAACTCGACGACAGAGTATCGATCGTCACGGGCGGGACCCGCCCGGCCGAGCACGTCCACGAGGAAGTGATCGAGGCGATGAGCGAGCGCGGCGTCGATCTCTCCGATCGCCAGCCCCGAGAGATCACTTTCGAAGAAACCAGCGATAGCGACTACGTCATCACGATGGGCTGTTCGGCAGAGGACGTCTGCCCGGCGACCTGGAGCGGTGACAGCCGCGACTGGGACCTGGACGACCCGGACGGTCGACCGCCAGCCGAAGTCGCCGCTATCCGCGAGGAGATCGAACGGCGTGTCACAGCGCTGTTCGACGAACTCGAAGACAGGGTGCTTGAGGACTAGAACGGGCTTTGTTCGGCTGACTGTGAGCCATCGTCTCCGTCCGAATCGCCACTCGAGTCGGGAACGGAGACACCGATCGACTGCAGTTTCATCTTGCCTTCGTCGGTAGCCATCCCCGGGGACCACGGCGGGTCCCAGACGAGTTCGACGGTCGCTTGCTCGACGTCATCGACCGCCTCGACGGCGTTTTCGGCCTGTGTGACCATCTGGCCGGCGATCGGGCAGGTCGGACTCGTCAGCGTCATCTCGACATCGACAGTGGCGTCGTTGATCTCGATCTCGTAGACGAGGCCGAGATCGTAGACGTTGACCGGGATTTCCGGATCGTGGACGCCTCGAAGCGCCTCGACGACTGCCTCGTGTTCGACCATAGCTCTACTTCGGGCTCGAAGAGTTTCAACCTTGTAGCGAGCGCCGAGGTCGACAAGGAGCCACAAGGCACACGGGATTGCCGTGAGACCGGAGTAGAGACACGTATCAATCTGCCGGGCGCGGCGGGTCCGTGACAACGCCGACTCCGGAGAATTCAAATCGGGTCCTAGTCTTGTCGGATTCAACACTGCCGTTCCAGCCGTGTCCGGAAGCGACCCGTTCGACGATCAACAGGCCGAGTCCGCGGCGGCCTTTTCCATACGCACCGCCGAACAGCGACTCGGCAATCTCCTCAGGGAGGCCGGGGCCCGTGTCTTCGACGGCAAATCCGTCCTGAGTTCCCTCGACTGTCACCACCACGCCCGCATCGCAGTGTTCCTCGACGTTGCGGAAGAGGTTCTCGAACAGCTGACGTAGTCGGGACCTGTCGGCCTGGACGGTCCGATCGTTGCTGATCTCGAGAGTCGCTGTCGTCGGTGAAACTGTCTCCCACGCCACCCGGGCGACCGAGGACAGTTGCACCGGCTCTCGTTCCCCGACATCCGCGCCCTCTTTGGCCAGCGTGAGCGTCTCGGTGATCAGCGTCTCCATCCGGTCGAGTGAGTCAAGCGCCGTCTGGAGATAGTCCGATTCGGGACCTGAGACCGATTCGGCAGCCAGTTCCGTGTATCCCCGGGCCCCAGTCAGCGGGTTTCGAAGGTCGTGTGCGAGCACGCCCGCGAACTCGTTGAGCCGCTCGTTCTGTGCGTCAAGCGCGCGATAGTGACGCTCACGTTCGATCTCGTGACCGATCCACTGGGTGAGCAACTCCACGAACTGTTTTTCTTCGGCCCCGAACGCGGACGGCCGTGGCTCGTCGCCCGAGAAACACAGCGTCCCGTAGGTATCGCCATCGACCACGATCGACGCGCCGACATAACACTGGAGACCGGTCACGTCCCGTGCGATGTCGTCGCTGTATGGCGAGTCACCCGCATCGGAAATTACGAGCGTCTCGTCGTCGCTGACGACGTGTCGACACCACGTCGTCTCCAGGTCGTGTGTCGAGCCGGCGGCGTACTGGCCGCTCTGTATCGTCGAGCCGATCACCTCGTAGTCGCCGCTGCCAGTGTGGGAGAGAACACCGTAATCAACGTCAAGGCGGTCCCGCCCGATCGTAATCGCCTGCTCGATTTTCTCCTCAAGCGATGCGGACGTATCGCTCCCCAATCGATAGAGGTCCTGAAAGTAGTCCCGAACCTCCGCGTCTGTCATACGTGTTATTCGGTGCCGAACCCACTAATCGTCCTCGGTCGTGAAGCCGGCTCGCTCCATCGCGCCCCACGTATCGACACCACGGAGATACTCGAACAGCCCGCGCCAGGCGATGAACGCTCGCCACTGTCTGTAGCCGAAGTTCTCCAGTACGCCGTACCACAGCAGTCGAAGGATCTGCCAGGGACTGTCATAACGGTTGAAACTCCAGACCTCGCTGAACACGCCGAACCACGACAGGAAGACGCCGAATCCGGTCGTCAGCAGGACGAACACAAGGAAGAACTCGATGTCCAACAGTCCGAAATACCACGCCAGCGGCAATAGAACGTAGCCGAGGCCCTCGACGAGCCGGCCGACCGTCTCCGCTGCGACGAAGAACGGCAGGATTACTGTCCCGACCCGGCCGTACCGGGGGTTAAACAGCATTCTCCTGTGTGTGACAACTGTCTCGACCATCCCCCGGAACCACCGCCGGCGCTGCCTGCTGAGTACTCGTAACTTCGAGGGGACCTCCGTCCACGCGACCGGCTCCGGGACGAAATCGACGGTGTAGGTCCGGTCGTGCTCTTTGAGATAGCGATGCAGGCGAACGACGATGTCGAAGTCCTCGGTGATCGTGTCGTGTCTGTAGCCACCGATCTCTTGGACGACATCGGTCCGGAACAGTCCGAACGCGCCGGAGATGAGGATGAGACCGTTGACGCGATTAAGGCCCAGCCGCCCCGAATAGAACGCCCGTAGGTATTCCATCACCTGAATCCCCGGCAACCCGGTCTTCGGTAGCGCGGTCTCTTTGACGACCCCGTCCTCGATCGTAGACGCGTTGGCGACCCGGATCACGCCACCGGACGCGACGGCCGTCGTCGGCTCGTTCAGGAACGGCCGGACCAGTGACAGCAGCGCGTCTCGATCGATGATCGTATCGGCGTCGACGGCGCAAAACAGCGGCATCTCGGTCAGCCACAGGCCGGCGTTGAGCGCGTCGCTTTTGCCGCCGTTTTCCTTGTCAACGACGAGCAGCTCCTCGTAGGTCGTCGATCGATACACGTCGTGAATCTCCTCGGCTGGGACCTCGAACGGGACCTCGGCGTCGACAGATTCGAGATCAAAGGTATCGATCAGCTGTTCGAGCGTGCGGTCGGTCGAGCCGTCGTTGACCACGACGACTTCCAGTTCCGGATAGTTCAACGAGAGCATCGACTGCACGCTCTCGGCGATCGTTTCCGCCTCGTTGTACGCCGGGACGACGACACCGATCCCGGGATAAAACGGGCTGGCGAACTTCCGGAACGGTGGGTCCCAGCGCGACTCTCGAACGCTATCACGGAGTTCGAGCAGCGCCAGCGCGTGCAACAGGAGATAGCCGACGTTGATCAGCGCGTAGAGACTGACGGCAAAGACGCCGAAGGCGAACACGACCGTCGCGACGAGATGTGCGAGCGTGTGCATACTAGCGCACCTTCTGAGTCTCCGCACGCCGTGCGAGACGGTCGTACTCGACGTGTTCGAGGCTCCAGTCCCACGCCGCCCCGAGCATCACCCCGGGGTCGGTCTCGAAGTGGTCCTGTCGTCTCGCCAGTGCCGTCATGCCGGCCGTGAGCGCACCGGAGTCAGTCTCCGCGGCCAGCGCCTGCTGGAGCACCTCGAGTGCCGCTCGGTCGCCCCACGACGCGAGCATCCCGTAGACTGCGTTTCGAACGCGCGGCGAGGGATCGTTCACCGCGCGTTCGAGAAACGCCCGATTGCGGAGCGACCCTCGCCATCCGAAACTGGCGAGCGCGTCGGCAGCGGCGGCCCGCGTGGCCTCTGTGCCGGTCTCAAGCACGGCGACGATCCACGCCAGTTCGCCGTCTCGAACGCTCGTTTCCAGTTGGGCACAGACCGCGAGCACCTGCCCCAACAGCGGTTCGGGCCACGTCTGGTAGGCCTCACTCGCTGTTCGAAGCAGGGGAGCGGGATCTCGGCGTGCGACGCGATAGAGCGTGTCCTGGCCGAACACGGTGAACTGCGCGTCGATGCCGTCGAGCAGGATCGCGATGCCAGTCTCCTCGTCCGCGAGTCGGTCAGTCTGCTCCAACAGCGTCACCACCGACGCGCGCTCGCGTGGCGTCCGGGGTTCGAACGACGATTCGAGGTACGGTCCCGGGCGACGTAGCAGCGTCAGCCACGTGAGCGCGTGCAAGCGCTCGTACTCGTCGCCGGCTTCGAGTCGCCGACCCGCACGTTCGGGAATTTCGAGTGCGTCCCCCAGCCCTCGAAGCGTCTCGGCTTCAGTGCCGTCGAGTTCTCGGAGGTGTTCGTCCAGAAGCGACTCGACGACATCTCGCTCGACGGACGAGAGGTCACTGACCCACGCCTCCCAGTCCGGGTCCTCGGCGAACAGCCGGTCGAGAAGTTCACCACGCAGTTCCGACTCGACTCGGTCGCGACGCGTTTGCTTCACCGAGCGATAGACCGACAGTCCGATCGTGAGATAAAACTGCACCGCGAGCAGGAGACCGACGACGAGTGCGACGAACACGAGCACAACGGTTTGAGGAACGGAATACCCAAACGCTGTCACGGCCAGGACGAGCCCAATCATCAGTCACGCACCGATGTGACGTTTGATCCGGGCCAGTAACTCGGAGCTGCGAAACGGTTTCGATATGTAGTCGTCGACGCCGGCCTCGAACCCTTCGAGGACGTGCTCCTCGCGCCCGCGTGAGGTGAGCATGACGATCGGCAGGTCCGACCGGACCGCCAACTCTCCATTCCGGACCATCCGTGCGAGTCGAGTGCCGTTGAGGCGCGGCATCATTACGTCCAACACGACTAGATCGGGTTCGTACTCACCGTCGAGCAGGTCCGCGGCCTCGCGGCCGTCCTCACAGGCCCGAACCTCGTAACCGGAGGCTTCGAGCCGGTGGGTGACCAGCTGTCTGATCGTTTCGTCGTCGTCGACGACGAGTACTGACGTCATTGCCGCTCTATTGGCATCGACCGTGCAAAAGTGTGGTTATCCCTGCGACGAAAGTGGGTAGCGAGCACGCGAGACAGCGCCGACAGTCTCATTGTATCTCGACGGAATACAGACGTGTGGACCGGAGACGATTCATGGCAGCAGTCGGGGCTGCAGGTACCGGGACGATCGCCGGATGCCAATCTCAGAGTCCGGAAAACCGAACGGAGTCCGAACGGTCGACCCGGACTGATACCGAGCGGCCGGACCAGTCAGAGCAGCCGGACAAGCCGCGATTCCGGGTCGGCGACGACGGATTCGAAAAACTGCGTGGGGATACGTATCAGTCGTTGTCCGTGCGAGGGATCAACCTCGGAATGGCAAAGCCGGGACGCTTTCCGGGTGAAGCGGCAATAACCCGGGCGGAATACGACCGCTGGCTGGCAGATATCGGCGAGATCGCGAACGTCGTCCGGGTCTACACGATCCACCCACCGGCCTTCTATCGGGCGCTTGCGGCGTACAACCGCGAGGCCACGGAGCCGCTCCTGTTACTCCAGGGGACATGGGTCCCGACGGCTGATCTCCTCGAGGCGGGCGACGCGACCGCTCTTTCGGAGTCGGTCGATCGGGAACTCGGACGGACCGTAGACGCCGTTCACGGGCGGACGACCCTGCCGGAGCGGCCCGGACACGCCGCTGGCACCTACGACGCCGACGTGAGCGACGCCGTCCTCGGGTTCCTGTTCGGGATCGAGTGGCCACCGGACGTAGTCGCCGAGACGAACGACAGCGGCGAGCACGGCGAGTACAGCGGCCGGTACTTGCAGACTCGGGACGGACGCCCCTTCGAGCGATGGTTGGCCGGACGGCTGGATCGCGTCGTCACACACCAACTGGAACAGTACGGGATCCAGCGGCCCGTCTCGTTCGTCAACTGGGTGACGACAGACCCTCTGGAACACCCCTACGAACCGTTCGACTCCGAGGATCGGGTCAGCGTCGACCCCGACCGTATCGGCCCGACCGACGCGTTCGCCGCCGGTACCTTCGCGTCGTATCACGTCTATCCCTACTATCCAGATCTGTTGAACGAGACGCCGAAGTACGTCGAGTACATCGACCACCGCGGCGAGCCGAACAATTACGCGGGCTACCTCGACGACATCACGACCCACACCGACCACCCGGTGTTGATCGCCGAGTTCGGCGTCCCGAGTTCCCGCGGGATCGCCCACCGAAACGTGCACGGACGCGATCAGGGACGACTCACCGAGACCCAGCAGGGCGAAATCGCCGTCGCGATGTTCGAAGACATCGCCCACGCTGATACCGCGGGCGGTGTGCTGTTCTCCTGGCAAAACGAGTGGTTCAAGCGAACCTGGAACCTCGCCGAGCGTTCGGTGCCCGGGCGGCGTCCGTTCTGGTCGAACGTCGAGACGCCGGAACAGCGGTTCGGTCTCCTGGGATTCGATCCGGTCGACGGCGTCTCGCTCGACGGCTCAGCGAGCGACTGGACTGACGCGATGACGGTCGAGCCAGCCGAATCGACGACGGCACGGCCGGATCGAACACTGTCGCGTCTGCAGGTGACACACGACCTCGAAGGCCTCAACGTCCGACTGCAGTTCCAGGAGTTGCCGGAACCGATCGACTGGACGCGGATGAACGCACTCGTCGCTGTGGGTGTGACCGGGCGGGAGACGACGCTCCCGTTCGACACGGGGGCGGAAACGACGGCGGATTTCGTGGCTCGACTCGCCGGCTCGGACGCCTCGCGGCTCCTCGTAGATTCGAGATACGACGCGTTCGCCAGGGAGTTCGGACGAATAGCGGATCTGTCGGTCGACGCCTATCGGGACGGCTCTGCCGGGTTCGTGCCGGTTCGAGAGACGGTCAACCGAGGGTACACCGTCCCGGCAAACGGGAAGCGGGTCCCGTTCGATGCGGTCGAGACCGGACGGTTGCGCTACGGCAACGGCAATCCGAACGCGGAGGACTACGACTCGCTGACTGATGTCCACGTCGACACCGACGGGAACGCTATCGAGATGCGACTCCCGTGGATCCTGCTGAACGTCGCCGATCCATCCAGCAAGCAACGCATCGCGACCGAGTGGGACGACGGACTGCAGAAAACCGCATTCGATGGATTGGAAATCAGTGCGATGACGTTCGTTCCCGACGGGAACGGACAGGCGGCCAGCATCGATGGGCCGACGAACCTGTGTCATCAGATCCCTGACCGACGCGGCGCTCGTGTCGAAACGGCCGAATATACCTGGAAACCGTGGGATCGGCCGGCCTACGAAGAGCGACTGAAGGAGTCCTACGAGATACTTCGCGAGTATCTGTCCTGACGGCAGTCCGACTAAGCGAAAACCCCGCGTCTATTACTACCTTCGCCTCCTAACAACACCGAGAGAGCGATATGTCAGACAGTTCTGATGTGGACTCCCCTCATGAACGCTTTCAAATCGGCGGTGAGAGCGGGGAAAACGTCTACGAGACGATCTTTTGCGAAATCGAGGACGCGGTCTTTCTGATCGATGTCGAACAAACTGACGGCGACTATACGTTTACGTTCCAACGGAACAACGCGTCCCACCAGGAACAGACCGGCATTTCCGAAGACGAAATGCGCGGACAGACGCCGACTGAACTGCTCGGTGAGGAACAGGGCGCAGAGGTTTCGGCGCGCTATCGCCGGTGTGTCGAACAGGGAGAAACAATCGAGTACGAAGAGACGCTGGATCTTCCCGGCGGGACAAGACACTGGCAGACGAAGCTCACTCCGATCATCGAAGACGGAGACGTGAGCGGGATCGTCGGGGTCGCCCGTGACGTGACGGAACGAAAGGAACAACAGCGGGAACTTCGGCAAACGCATCGGCGGTTCGAGACGGTACTTGATACGATGTCTGCGGCAGTGTTCTTGAAGGACACCGACAGCCAGTATATCCTGATGAACCAGGCGTGTCGCGAACTGCTCGATGTGGAAGATCAGGACATTATCGGCCTGACTGACGAGGAACTCTTCCCCGCGGACACCGCTGAAAGGGCTCGATCAGACGACCGACACGTCATCGAGACTGGTGAGATGACCGAGGTAGAAGAGGTAATCCAGGGAGCCGAGGAAGACTCCGTCCGACTCACGCGGAAATCGCCAGTCTATGATGAGAACGGCGAGGTAACGGCTGTCTGTGGTGTTTCGACCGATATCACAGACCAGAAGCAACGAGAACAGGAACTCGAAGCGACGAAACAGCGTCTGTCACTTGCTCTCACCGGAACGGATACCGGCGTCTGGGAATGGGACCTCGATACTGACGAAGTTGTCTGGACTGAGTCGATGGAGCGCCTGTTTGGAGTCGAGTCCGGCACGTTCGACGGAACCTACGAGGCGTTCACCGAGTACGTTCATCCGAACGACATCCCGGCAGTCGAAAAAGCGATCGAACAGACAGTTTCGACGGGGGAACCGCTCCAAGTTGAGTACCGAATCCAGAGTGGAGCCGACGAAAAACTGTGGGGAGAGGCACGCGCCGAACTCGTCGAAGACGACGACGGCTCCCGACGTATCGTCGGAATCGTGACCGATATCACCGACCGGAAAAGGGACGAACAGGCGCTCCAGGCGGCACGCCGGAACCTCCGGAAAGTCATCGACCTGGTGCCGGACCTGATCTTCGCGAAGAATCGCGAGGGAGAGTATCTGTTGGCCAACGAAGCGACGGCCAAGGCCTACGGGCTGACTCCGGCGGACGTTGAGAGCAAGCGCGAGGTCGAGATTCTGCCCGGGGCAAACGATTCCGACGAGTTCCGAGAGGACGACATCGACGTGATTGAGTCGGGAGAACCAAAAGAGATACCCGAGGAGACGCTGACGACTGCCGACGGCGAAGTACGCGTCTTTCAGACGACGAAGATCCCGTATCAGGTCCCGGGGAGTGGCGACGACGCAATGCTGGGCTACGCGCGTGACATAACCGACCTCAAGGCGTACGAACAGACACTGGAGGAACAGCGAGACACGCTCGAACTCCTCAACAAGGTGATGCGACACGACATCCGGAACAAGTTGACAGTGATGGTGTCTTACACCGAGTTACTCCAGGAGTCGCTTACAGACGAGACAGATCGAGAGTACGCCCGCCGGGTGCTCAACGCGGGTCAGGAGGTAGTGGAAATCTCGGAGATGGCCGAGGACGTCACGGACGTGTTGCTCCGGGCCGACGTGGACCGGTCTCCGGTGGAGTTGCGGCCCGTACTCGAAAGACAGATCGAGCAGATCCGGTCGGATCACGAGCGTGCGACGGTCGCCGTCGAGGGGACGATTCCTGACGTGGCAGTACTGGCAGACGATATGCTGGAAGTGGTGTTTCGGAACATCCTGACGAACGCGATCTTCCACAACGACAAAGACATCCCCGAGATCACGGTATCTGGACACCTCAGCGAGGGCACGGTTCGAATACGCATCGCGGACAACGGTCCGGGAATCGCCGACGATCACAAGGAACAGATCTTCGCCGAGGGCGAGCAGGGCCTCGACAGCACGGGGACGGGGCTCGGACTCTATCTCGTCAAGACCCTCGTAGACCAGTATGACGGTGCGGTTCGGGTCGAGGACAACGAACCGGAGGGTAGCGTGTTCGTCGTGGTACTGCCGACAGTCGAGTGAGCGATATCCCAAGACAGTGACAGATGGTGGGGATAATCACCGCGTCACGCCGTATTCGACACGATTAATTTTGTTTCAATAGTTTTTGAAACCGGTAGCTATATGTGAGGCTGCGTTTTAGATTGATTTGAAATGGTGGTCGTACCGTGACACCAGTCGACGTGCTCGTGCCGGTGATCCGGGCCGGAATCGACGAAACGCTGTCGTACCTGACGCTACACGTCATCACGTGCCTAGTGCCGGCGTTTTTCATCGCGGGGGGCATCTCCGCGGTGTTGTCGGATCGGTTCATCAAGAAGTACCTCAGCGGCGACGCACCCAAACTCCAGGCGTACTCGCTGGCGTCGGTGTCAGGGATCGCGCTGGCGGTGTGTAGCTGTACGATACTGCCGATGTTCGCCGGCCTCTACAAGAAGGGCGCGGGGATCGGCCCCGCGACAGCCTTTCTGTTCTCGGGCCCGGCGATCAACGTCCTGGCGATCGTGTTCACCGCCCGCGTGCTCGGGCTGCCGCTCGGGGGCGCACGAGCGTTCTTCGCGATCGTGATGGCTGCCGGGATCGGCCTGACGATGGCCTTCGCGTTCGGCACCAGCGACGAC comes from the Halapricum desulfuricans genome and includes:
- a CDS encoding PAS domain-containing protein, with amino-acid sequence MSDSSDVDSPHERFQIGGESGENVYETIFCEIEDAVFLIDVEQTDGDYTFTFQRNNASHQEQTGISEDEMRGQTPTELLGEEQGAEVSARYRRCVEQGETIEYEETLDLPGGTRHWQTKLTPIIEDGDVSGIVGVARDVTERKEQQRELRQTHRRFETVLDTMSAAVFLKDTDSQYILMNQACRELLDVEDQDIIGLTDEELFPADTAERARSDDRHVIETGEMTEVEEVIQGAEEDSVRLTRKSPVYDENGEVTAVCGVSTDITDQKQREQELEATKQRLSLALTGTDTGVWEWDLDTDEVVWTESMERLFGVESGTFDGTYEAFTEYVHPNDIPAVEKAIEQTVSTGEPLQVEYRIQSGADEKLWGEARAELVEDDDGSRRIVGIVTDITDRKRDEQALQAARRNLRKVIDLVPDLIFAKNREGEYLLANEATAKAYGLTPADVESKREVEILPGANDSDEFREDDIDVIESGEPKEIPEETLTTADGEVRVFQTTKIPYQVPGSGDDAMLGYARDITDLKAYEQTLEEQRDTLELLNKVMRHDIRNKLTVMVSYTELLQESLTDETDREYARRVLNAGQEVVEISEMAEDVTDVLLRADVDRSPVELRPVLERQIEQIRSDHERATVAVEGTIPDVAVLADDMLEVVFRNILTNAIFHNDKDIPEITVSGHLSEGTVRIRIADNGPGIADDHKEQIFAEGEQGLDSTGTGLGLYLVKTLVDQYDGAVRVEDNEPEGSVFVVVLPTVE
- a CDS encoding glycosyltransferase family 2 protein; its protein translation is MHTLAHLVATVVFAFGVFAVSLYALINVGYLLLHALALLELRDSVRESRWDPPFRKFASPFYPGIGVVVPAYNEAETIAESVQSMLSLNYPELEVVVVNDGSTDRTLEQLIDTFDLESVDAEVPFEVPAEEIHDVYRSTTYEELLVVDKENGGKSDALNAGLWLTEMPLFCAVDADTIIDRDALLSLVRPFLNEPTTAVASGGVIRVANASTIEDGVVKETALPKTGLPGIQVMEYLRAFYSGRLGLNRVNGLILISGAFGLFRTDVVQEIGGYRHDTITEDFDIVVRLHRYLKEHDRTYTVDFVPEPVAWTEVPSKLRVLSRQRRRWFRGMVETVVTHRRMLFNPRYGRVGTVILPFFVAAETVGRLVEGLGYVLLPLAWYFGLLDIEFFLVFVLLTTGFGVFLSWFGVFSEVWSFNRYDSPWQILRLLWYGVLENFGYRQWRAFIAWRGLFEYLRGVDTWGAMERAGFTTEDD
- a CDS encoding HEAT repeat domain-containing protein, whose protein sequence is MIGLVLAVTAFGYSVPQTVVLVFVALVVGLLLAVQFYLTIGLSVYRSVKQTRRDRVESELRGELLDRLFAEDPDWEAWVSDLSSVERDVVESLLDEHLRELDGTEAETLRGLGDALEIPERAGRRLEAGDEYERLHALTWLTLLRRPGPYLESSFEPRTPRERASVVTLLEQTDRLADEETGIAILLDGIDAQFTVFGQDTLYRVARRDPAPLLRTASEAYQTWPEPLLGQVLAVCAQLETSVRDGELAWIVAVLETGTEATRAAAADALASFGWRGSLRNRAFLERAVNDPSPRVRNAVYGMLASWGDRAALEVLQQALAAETDSGALTAGMTALARRQDHFETDPGVMLGAAWDWSLEHVEYDRLARRAETQKVR
- a CDS encoding response regulator transcription factor — protein: MTSVLVVDDDETIRQLVTHRLEASGYEVRACEDGREAADLLDGEYEPDLVVLDVMMPRLNGTRLARMVRNGELAVRSDLPIVMLTSRGREEHVLEGFEAGVDDYISKPFRSSELLARIKRHIGA